A single window of Zea mays cultivar B73 chromosome 10, Zm-B73-REFERENCE-NAM-5.0, whole genome shotgun sequence DNA harbors:
- the LOC109943157 gene encoding L10-interacting MYB domain-containing protein-like, which yields MDKSGKVIAKWDSRATKIYTEICVEEANARNRPQQFLNAEGYSNLIWKFKERTGRTYTRDQIKNRWDSLKTMFTQWKTLNERATGLGRDPHTGSISAPDEWWAKQNEAMPGCIMFKTAPLENEDELKVMFGPIVCTNERTLVPGVEDANSSSDDHVEATLGGGENSTPDPCSNATGKRKVRHDSPKPKKKKDMREEYMKRLVEAFESRSMTTNKSITSAETDPVRVEVIAQLQQVIDDGSPEGSDLHLFATHLLIEKKYRDVFASLKTKEGRNAWLRRAFEIDVKKST from the exons ATGGACAAGTCTGGCAAAGTGATTGCAAAGTGGGATAGTAGAGCAACAAAAATTTACACAGAAATTTGTGTAGAAGAGGCCAATGCACGGAACAGGCCACAACAATTTCTAAATGCCGAAGGGTATTCTAACCTCATATGGAAGTTTAAGGAACGCACTGGTCGCACTTACACCAGGGATCAAATAAAGAATAGGTGGGACTCCTTAAAGACAATGTTCACCCAGTGGAAAACTCTTAATGAAAGGGCTACAggtcttggtcgagaccctcatactggttcaatcagtgcgccagatgagtggtgggctaagcaaaatgaa GCAATGCCAGGGTGTATTATGTTCAAAACAGCCCCCCTAGAGAATGAGGACGAGCTAAAGGTTATGTTTGGACCCATTGTCTGCACAAATGAAAGAACCCTTGTTCCTGGCGTCGAGGATGCAAATTCATCATCTGATGATCATGTCGAAGCCACTTTAGGTGGGGGTGAAAACAGCACACCTGACCCATGCTCAAATGCGACTGGGAAGCGTAAGGTGCGTCATGATTCTCCTaaaccaaagaagaaaaaagatATGAGGGAAGAGTACATGAAACGCCTAGTGGAGGCTTTTGAGTCGCGTTCAATGACCACTAACAAGTCCATAACCTCTGCTGAGACCGACCCTGTTCGTGTTGAGGTTATTGCGCAGTTGCAACAAGTAATCGATGATGGTTCACCAGAAGGCAGCGACCTACATTTGTTTGCCACTCATCTGTTGATTGAGAAAAAGTATAGAGATGTATTTGCATCACTGAAGACCAAAGAAGGAAGGAACGCTTGGCTGCGCCGTGCTTTCGAGATTGATGTTAAAAAGTCCACTTAG
- the LOC103641350 gene encoding peroxidase 2 has translation MAATSSAALVTMVVVIAAAAISTASGTALLQYNFYGSSCPKAEEAVRNATQKIISDDPTMGAAFVRLFFHDCFVRGCDASILLDQSNSNPQPEKLAIPLRGYAQVNTIKAAVEAVCPGVVSCADILAYAARDSAAASGGFAFAMPGGRRDGSVSNLNDIPGNLPAPNMQVQDLIASFGSKGLSAADLVALSGAHSFGQTHCSFVTPRLYPAVDATMNATFAAALKAVCPPPSQGGGGTVLNNNRVTDPNKLSNQYYTNLATGQVMFTSDQTLTSSNTTNKMVQDNAADPIAWMARFAGAMLKMGGIQVLTGTQGEIRRVCGATNGGN, from the exons ATGGCGGCGACCTCGTCAGCCGCCTTAGTGACCATGGTGGTGGTGATCGCTGCAGCTGCGATCAGCACGGCTTCCGGCACGGCACTACTGCAGTACAACTTCTACGGCTCGTCGTGCCCAAAAGCCGAGGAGGCGGTCCGCAACGCCACTCAGAAGATCATCTCCGACGACCCCACCATGGGCGCCGCCTTCGTGCGCCTCTTCTTCCATGACTGCTTCGTCAGG GGCTGCGACGCTTCCATCCTGCTCGACCAGTCCAACAGCAACCCGCAGCCGGAGAAGCTAGCCATCCCGCTACGCGGCTACGCGCAAGTGAACACGATCAAGGCGGCCGTGGAGGCCGTCTGCCCCGGCGTCGTCTCCTGCGCCGACATCCTCGCCTACGCGGCGCGCGACTCCGCGGCCGCCTCCGgcggcttcgccttcgccatgccGGGCGGCCGGCGCGACGGGTCCGTGTCCAACCTCAACGACATTCCCGGGAACCTCCCTGCCCCGAACATGCAGGTCCAGGACCTCATCGCCAGCTTCGGCAGCAAGGGCCTCAGCGCCGCCGACCTGGTGGCGCTCTCCGGCGCGCACTCCTTCGGCCAGACGCACTGCTCCTTCGTCACGCCCCGGCTGTACCCCGCCGTGGACGCGACCATGAACGCCACCTTCGCCGCGGCGCTCAAGGCGGTGTGCCCGCCGCCTTCGCAAGGCGGGGGCGGCACCGTGCTCAACAACAACCGTGTGACGGACCCCAACAAGCTGAGCAACCAGTATTACACCAACTTGGCCACCGGGCAGGTCATGTTCACGTCGGACCAGACGCTGACCAGTAGCAACACCACCAACAAGATGGTGCAGGACAACGCTGCCGATCCGATCGCGTGGATGGCACGGTTCGCGGGGGCCATGCTGAAGATGGGAGGCATCCAGGTGCTCACCGGCACCCAGGGTGAGATTAGAAGAGTCTGCGGCGCCACCAACGGCGGCAACTAA